GCGGACGGCCCCATGGTTCTCTTCGCCTCGCTGATGCTGGCCCCGAACCTGTTTGTGCCCATCGCGATTATCGCGTACCTCTACCTCTCCCTGACGTACGTGGGCTATCCCTTCCTGTTGCGGGCCCTGGTTCCCGCCGGGTACCGCGGCATCGACATGGAATTCGAGGTGCCCAACGTCTCCAAGAAGACCAAGTTCATGATGACCGTCATCCTGTGCGCCATTTTGTGCCTGCTTCTGCCTGTCGGCGCGCCGCTGATCGTGTCCTTCTTCCTGGGTGTGGCCATCAAGGAAGCGGAAATCGAGCCGCTGCAAAAGCTGCTCGAGTCCACCATTCTCTACGGCTCCACCTTCTTCATGGGCCTGCTCCTCGGCGTGCTCTGCGACGCGAGCGTGCTCCTGAATGACAAGATTCTCATCCTGGTGATACTCGGCATCGTGGCCCTGGCTGTTTCCGGCCTGGGCGGCATCGCGGGGGCCTGGATGTTCTTCAAGATCTTCAAAGGCAAATTCAACCCGGTTCTCGGCGTCGCCGCCGTGTCCTGCATGCCGACCACCGCGAAAATCGCCCAGAAGGTCGCCATGGACGAAAACCCTTACTGCATCATCATGCCCATCGCCATGGGCACGCAGATCTGCGGCGTCATCACGACGGCCATTGCAACGGGCGTGTTTATCGCCACCTATAAAATGCTGTTGTAGCAACCGCCATGCTGCGCGAAGAGTCTGATACCGGGGGGACGGGTACGTCCCCCCGGCCTTCTTCCCCCGGCGAGATCTTCCCGCCCGCCGTTATTCCGGGATGGGACAGCGCGTTTCACGCCGAACTCGATTCCACCAACCTCGAAGCCAAACGCCGTATCGCGGCGGGGCACACCGGAAAATTTTTACTCATCGCGGAAAGCCAGGCAAACGGGCAATGCCGCCACGACAGGCTGTGGGAATCCCCGCCGGGAAAAGGCATATGGGCCAGTTTCATTCTGCCCGCCGCCGTTCCCCTTGCGTGGCTGCCCCAATCCGCGCTCGTTCTGGCGGTCGCCGTCCGCGAGGGCATATACGAAGCCACGCGCGTCGATCTGGAAGCGAAATGGCCCAACGATCTTTTGGGGCTCCGGCAAAAATGCTGCGGCCTGCTGGTGGAAACCGCCCTGGGAACCACCGGGGAAACGGCGGGAAAAAACGCGCCGGCGGGCGTTCCGGCGCGGGCTGTCCAACTCGTTCTGGGCGTCGGTATCAACTGCAACCATGGCGCGGATGATTTCCCGCCGTATCTGCAAGGGGTTGCCGCGTCCCTCTCCATGCTCGCCGGGGGAAAATGGTTCTCCCGCGCGGCCGTGCTCCTGGCCGTTGCCCGGAGTATCGACCGCTGGTTCGCCGTCTGGCAAAATCAGGGGTTTTCACGGATACGCGCGGCCTGGCTCGCCCATAACTGCACCCTCGGCGAAACGATCCTGCTGCCCGAAGGCTACGGGCATTCCCAAGCGACCGCCCATGACATGGACCCCTCCGGCGCCCTGGTGGCGCTGACGGACGGCGGCGACCGTATCCGCATCGACTCCGGCGAAATTCTGTTTCCGGACGGCGCCGGAAATGCCCGTGGCGCGCGCCCTTCCGGCGAAAAGACAAAAAAGAGCGCACTTTCCCCCTGACGAGTGTGAAAAAAAATGCTAGGCTTTTCCGTGCTGGTTCATATGCACAAGGGCACCCCAGGAAAACAGCCGCGGAAAGAATGGAAAGATGCCGCCCGGAAACTTCCGGACTGGCGGAAATACAACCCAAACCAGTAAGTAGGAGCTATTCATGGAAGTGAAAGCAAGAATGCCCGGCAAAGTGGATGAAGTGAAAGTCAAAGTCGGCGATGCGGTGAAAAAGGGCGATATCCTTTTCGTCGTGGAAGCCATGAAAATGAAGACTCCGGTTCCCTGCCCCCAGGATGGAGCCGTTAAGGAACTGAAAGTAGAAGCCGGCTCCCGCCTTTCCGCCGGCGAAGTCATGGCCGTCATCGAGTAGTGCGGCCGCGGGAACGCACGCGTTCCCGGTTTCCAACGATTCTGAAAAACGAACGCCTGCCGGTCCCCGGCAGGCGTTTGTTCACATGGAAAAGAACATGAGCAATTCTGTTTTGCAACAACTTCCCGGCTCTCCGGGCTGCGTCATCTGCGACAACAACGCCTCCAACCCCCGGTCGCTGCGGCTGAAAATATTATGGAACGCGGATGACAAAACCGTGGCAATCCCCTGCGTCCCGGATGAATCCTGGTGCGGGTACAGCAGCATCGTCCACGGCGGGGTCATTGCCTCGGTCCTGGATGAAGCCATGGCCTGGGTCGTCAAAGAGGTTACCGGCGACTGGGCGTTCACGGCGGAGTATACCATACGCTTCAAGGCCGCGCTCGTTCCGGACAGGCAATACACCGCCGTCGCGTCGGTGGAGGAAATTTTTTCGCGCAAGATCCTTGTGGCGGCGCGGTTCGTAGACGCGGACGGCAAAGTGGCCGCCGAGGCGCGCGCCACGTTTATCCCGGTAAAGGGACGCGCCAGCCCGCGAAGCTCGGACGCGGTCTAGTGGTTACTTGCAAAAGTAACCACACAAAATCCGTCAGGATTTTGCGCCGCCGCAGGCGGCGGCGCAAGCCGAAAACCACGTTTTTGGGCGTAGCGATCGTAGCAAAAATAAGTCCTCTTATTTTTGCAATGAGACACTAGGAATGCTTGGGCCACTCCCAGGGCTCGGGGCGGTAGACGTTGCGGGAGGCGATGGCAAGGGTCATGTCCCAGGTCTGGGAACTGACAACCCGGATCAGGGCGAGGCCCATGAGCGCCATACGTTTGTGCAGGCGAAGCCGGGGCGCGCGCATGAGCATGCTCCGGCGCAGTTCTTTCATGGCGCGCAAGGAGCGGGGGAAGAAAGCCATCATCAGGCTGAGAGCGAGAGCCGCCCGCCAGACGCCCTCCGCCAGAACGGGCCTGACCTTGCCGCGCAGGAGCGTGCCGCAGACCCATTTTTCCGCGCCCACCAGCCAGCCGAGGTACCAGGTAAGCGTCCGCCCCAGGGTGAGCGGGGTGGCGGCAAGCGGCACGGCAAGCGCGAGCCCGAGCAGGGTGAAGAGCCTTCCCCCCAGCAGCGCGGCCTGCACATTGGCCGCGCCGAATTCGCCGGGGTGCTCGAAAAGATAGAGCATCAGCTGCGACACGGTCCAGATCAGGACAAAAATCCCATACGCCGCGAGTGCGGCTCTGCCGTCGCGCAGTTCCACAACGGCGGTCAGCGCGATAACGCAGGCCGCCGCGAAAAAGAAGGCCGTCACCGGCCAGGGCATGACCCAGGCCAGAACGCCCGCGACGGAAACGAACGCGACCAGCGCGCGCGTGTCGAGCCGGACCAGCCCGGAACGGACGCGGCGCGCGAGCCGCTCGGAAAATGGACGCGAAAAAGCCATGCTATCCTCGTGAGAACCGTTTGCGGGCCTGTTCTACAGGATTTGTTTCGCCCGGACAAGAGGAGCGGTCCAGTTTGGCCTGATGCTGCATCAGGCCAAACTGGGCCGCTCCCCGGGGGCTGGCCCCTGAAAGAAAATTGACTTTCCCGGCGTGCGGCTGTACGGTGCCGCTGCTATGAGCCAAAAAGAACCGTTGCCGCACGACGCCCAATCCTCGTTACGATCGATCCACACCATTGTCTGGATTGCGCTGATGGCCGCGCTTACCGCCGTCGGGGCCATGGTTTCCATTCCCGTGGTTCCGTTCAGCCCGGTTCCCATCTCCCTGCAGACCATGTTCGTGCTCCTGGCCGGTCTGATCCTCGGCCCTAGGGGCGGCGCTTTCGCCATGTTGCTGTATCTTGCCGCCGGTTGCCTCGGCCTGCCCGTCTTCACGGGCGGCAAGGCGGGCCTTGCCGCGTTTCTCGGCCCCACGGGCGGGTTCCTCTTCGGGTTTGTCCCGGCCGCCATCCTCTGCGGCTTTGCCAAAAGCACACCGGTAAAACCGTACTGGATTCTGCTCCTCTACTGCGCCGCCGCGACGGCCGTCACCCTTGCGCTCGGCACCGCGCAACTCGCCGTTCTTTTGAAAATATCGGTGGGCAAAGCCCTGGCCGTGGGCGTTATCCCCTTTCTGCCGGGCGCGGCGCTCAAATGTTTCGGCGCGGCCTATATTTACCGTTTTCTCGCCGTCCGGAGGCTGATTCCCGCATGATCGTCACCGCAAGCTCCCTGTTTTTCCGCCACCCCGGCGCGGAAGACGATACGCTGAAAGACGTCACCTTCTCCATCCGGGAAGGGGAACTGCTGTGCCTGCTCGGGGTGAACGGCAGCGGCAAATCCACCTTGCTCGCCCTGCTCGCGGGGTTGTTTTCGCAGCGCGCGGGAGAACTCTCCGTGGCCGGGAACGAACTGCCGCGCGAGGCATTCAAGCTGCGCGGCAGAATAGCGCTGGTCCCGCAGGACCCGGACGTCTATATCCTGGGTTCCCTGGTGGAGGAAGACCTCCTGCTCGCCCTTGACCGCGACGATACCGCCGGGAGAGAGCGGGCGCTGGGCTTTGCCCGTATTTTCGGCCTGGAACACGCCTTGAACCAGCCGGTGCATACCCTTTCGCACGGGCAGAAACGCAAGCTCTGCCTGGCCTCCGCCCTGGCCGCGCGGCCGGAAATTCTCCTGCTCGACGAGCCTTTCGCGGGGCTCGACCACCCTTCCTCCATGGCCATGCGCGAGGCCCTCGCCCGGAACAAGGCCGCGAAGCTGACCCAGGTGGTGGTGGGGCACGACCTGGACCTCATGGCGGACCTTGCGGATTCTTTCATGTTAATGCACAGTGGCGAGGTTGTCGCCGCCGGGAACAAGGAAACCGTCTTCCCCCGCCTGCTGGCGGCGGGGGTGCGCCCGCCCTGCTCCTGGTTCACGGGCGGGGGCCCGGCATGGCTGTAACCGTATGAGCATCCGATCATGAGCACGAAAAAAAAGACCGTATCCTTAGCCAATACCCCGGTGCAGCGCGCGCTGGCAAAGGCGAAACGCTCCACCCTCATCATCCTCTTCGCCGTGGGCATCGCGGCGGGGTTCGTGTACAAAGCCTATTTCCAGGACAAACCCGGAGACGCCACGCCTCCGGCGGCTGCAACCGCGCAACCTTAACAGTGAGAGGCGCATTATGCTGATTCTCGGCGTCTATCTGGCGTGCGGCGTAGTTGTCGGCCTGTTGGCCGGGCTCCTCGGCATCGGCGGCGGCACGGTCATC
The DNA window shown above is from uncultured delta proteobacterium and carries:
- a CDS encoding Na+-transporting malonate decarboxylase, carboxybiotin decarboxylase subunit — its product is MDILIQMFPGISTLFFQEPLIAFFRIGLIIFGLVLAYYGFKHTLEPLIMIPMGLGMIAINAGMLYLQDGSIGNIILAPLVSDPGELVNIMQVNFLQPIYSLSFANALIACLVFMGIGVMSEISFILVRPWTCMILALFGELGTFVTLIVGTYMGLPPGEAISVAIIGGADGPMVLFASLMLAPNLFVPIAIIAYLYLSLTYVGYPFLLRALVPAGYRGIDMEFEVPNVSKKTKFMMTVILCAILCLLLPVGAPLIVSFFLGVAIKEAEIEPLQKLLESTILYGSTFFMGLLLGVLCDASVLLNDKILILVILGIVALAVSGLGGIAGAWMFFKIFKGKFNPVLGVAAVSCMPTTAKIAQKVAMDENPYCIIMPIAMGTQICGVITTAIATGVFIATYKMLL
- a CDS encoding putative Biotin--(acetyl-CoA-carboxylase) ligase (Evidence 3 : Function proposed based on presence of conserved amino acid motif, structural feature or limited homology; Product type pe : putative enzyme), with product MLREESDTGGTGTSPRPSSPGEIFPPAVIPGWDSAFHAELDSTNLEAKRRIAAGHTGKFLLIAESQANGQCRHDRLWESPPGKGIWASFILPAAVPLAWLPQSALVLAVAVREGIYEATRVDLEAKWPNDLLGLRQKCCGLLVETALGTTGETAGKNAPAGVPARAVQLVLGVGINCNHGADDFPPYLQGVAASLSMLAGGKWFSRAAVLLAVARSIDRWFAVWQNQGFSRIRAAWLAHNCTLGETILLPEGYGHSQATAHDMDPSGALVALTDGGDRIRIDSGEILFPDGAGNARGARPSGEKTKKSALSP
- a CDS encoding Biotin/lipoyl attachment domain-containing protein; this encodes MEVKARMPGKVDEVKVKVGDAVKKGDILFVVEAMKMKTPVPCPQDGAVKELKVEAGSRLSAGEVMAVIE
- a CDS encoding putative Thioesterase superfamily protein (Evidence 3 : Function proposed based on presence of conserved amino acid motif, structural feature or limited homology) — its product is MSNSVLQQLPGSPGCVICDNNASNPRSLRLKILWNADDKTVAIPCVPDESWCGYSSIVHGGVIASVLDEAMAWVVKEVTGDWAFTAEYTIRFKAALVPDRQYTAVASVEEIFSRKILVAARFVDADGKVAAEARATFIPVKGRASPRSSDAV
- a CDS encoding exported hypothetical protein (Evidence 5 : No homology to any previously reported sequences), producing the protein MVFGLRRRLRRRKILTDFVWLLLQVTTRPRPSFAGWRVPLPG
- a CDS encoding membrane hypothetical protein (Evidence 5 : No homology to any previously reported sequences) codes for the protein MAFSRPFSERLARRVRSGLVRLDTRALVAFVSVAGVLAWVMPWPVTAFFFAAACVIALTAVVELRDGRAALAAYGIFVLIWTVSQLMLYLFEHPGEFGAANVQAALLGGRLFTLLGLALAVPLAATPLTLGRTLTWYLGWLVGAEKWVCGTLLRGKVRPVLAEGVWRAALALSLMMAFFPRSLRAMKELRRSMLMRAPRLRLHKRMALMGLALIRVVSSQTWDMTLAIASRNVYRPEPWEWPKHS
- a CDS encoding BioY protein; translated protein: MSQKEPLPHDAQSSLRSIHTIVWIALMAALTAVGAMVSIPVVPFSPVPISLQTMFVLLAGLILGPRGGAFAMLLYLAAGCLGLPVFTGGKAGLAAFLGPTGGFLFGFVPAAILCGFAKSTPVKPYWILLLYCAAATAVTLALGTAQLAVLLKISVGKALAVGVIPFLPGAALKCFGAAYIYRFLAVRRLIPA
- a CDS encoding ABC transporter, ATPase subunit; its protein translation is MIVTASSLFFRHPGAEDDTLKDVTFSIREGELLCLLGVNGSGKSTLLALLAGLFSQRAGELSVAGNELPREAFKLRGRIALVPQDPDVYILGSLVEEDLLLALDRDDTAGRERALGFARIFGLEHALNQPVHTLSHGQKRKLCLASALAARPEILLLDEPFAGLDHPSSMAMREALARNKAAKLTQVVVGHDLDLMADLADSFMLMHSGEVVAAGNKETVFPRLLAAGVRPPCSWFTGGGPAWL
- a CDS encoding exported hypothetical protein (Evidence 5 : No homology to any previously reported sequences); translated protein: MSTKKKTVSLANTPVQRALAKAKRSTLIILFAVGIAAGFVYKAYFQDKPGDATPPAAATAQP